Within the Telopea speciosissima isolate NSW1024214 ecotype Mountain lineage chromosome 4, Tspe_v1, whole genome shotgun sequence genome, the region aggtaaaattaaaataagCGATCTCTAATCCCAACAAGATGTATAACATAAAGAATGAGCAAAAATTCTTCATGCACCTGTTGTTGGAGAACAAAGAATGAGACAAAACAGAGATGGAATAAGTACCATGAAGCTCTGtatttgtcttttttattttaattttctgtacCTTCTTATTTCAGGAAGTGGAGAAGATGCAAAAAAGCAGGAAAATCAAGAAGTCGATGAAGGTTAGTCTGGTCAAGTAGTCATAGCCCGGCCCTAGAGACCAAAAAAACAAGATCTGTCTGACTTGatgcttctttttttgggggtgaggGTGGGTTTTGGGTTGGGTGTGGAATTGGGGACACTAAGGTTGATATTGTCCATGGAAACGGCATACAAAAAGTTTTGGATGGGTTTTGGCTGATCTCTCTCCGAGTCtatacaaattttttatttctttaaggTTATATgagttttttcttcaaatcaaaTGAACGATCTTTGAGCAGGGTTATATTTCCTGTTAACATTCCATTTGTGTCCAGATAAATATTTCTAAGGTTTTTACTTCAATATTCTCCTTTCCTGTGGGTTTTGTCTGGAAAAAAAGTGGTCTTAGGTGAACTCATCTATGTTGTCAGATAAGATAGTTCCTGTGATTGCTTATCTGGAAGCCATGTTTGACATGTTCTTGCTTTCCATTGGCTTCGCTGGCGAAAAGACAATCCATTTGTACTGCTTCTGAGATTATGTTCGTTCTTTGACACATAAAGCTTTTAGGTTAGAATGGCCTACAACATTTTTTCCTGCTCTCCTCGATTTCACAAAGAATTTAGTGGTATGGCAAGCGCTACCTCACCTCTTCTGTTCGTGCCAAGGTTCAGTTGCACCATCTCCGGTTCTTGGTAATGCCATCTGTCTTTTGCGCTTCATACGCCAGCTCCACTGTCGTCAACTATCGATGGCCTGCCTGAGGTGTAATGAGGGTGTGATTCAATGAAATGAAACAAGGTAACTGATGAGAAAAACTCAGTTTTGTAGGACATAAATGGAGGAAAGATGAAAATATAATATCCTCCTTTATGCTTCTTTCTtcatctccaaaaaaaaatctcaaaaatgaGTCTTATCCTGCAATATTCTTTGAATCAGCAAGGTAAAAGTAGGCACAACCGATCAAGTGGGAGTTCAAGATCCCTGAATCCTGTGCTTCCATCTTTGTTAAGAGGAATAGAAAGTTCACTTGCAAAAGTTTCAGTCAAAATCCGAACTTCCCTAGACCTTTAGCAGATGGTCATGAAATTAACAAAGAAAACATTCACAATTTCCATCTTGTATGGAAGATACAAGTGAGAACGGCACAAAAGAATGAGATTCAATCGCCACAACTGTAACCAGAAAACTGGAACCAGACCTAATAAATATAATTGATGGTTTGTTCCTTGCATCTGTGACTACGAAAATATTCAGGAGGGCATGAGAGGACTACCTGTGTTATCAATCTTGAacattatttcttctcttttgagtTGGATAATTGTGACACTTATGACTAGATTGCATTCAAATGTAAGACGTTCCTTCTTAAAATCATATCAAGCCTTTGAATCTTAAGTGTGATTAAACATTGTGTTACTTCAATCTTGCTAGTAAAGATTTCTTATGAGTGGAGAGATTAAAAACCCTCCTATTTCTAAAACCTATGGAACAACAGTTGGTCAATAACTTCCGTTGATATATGCCTCAAAATCCAAGTACGAAGACACTACCAAATTCAGGGCTTCTTAACAGAACCTATAATTAATAAAGTCATCATTTAGCACACAATGCCCAAAACCTGAAGCATGAATGCTTCACAGTCCGTCCATTTCTTCTCTCATACAGGCTTTCAGAGAATTTCCTCGGAAGGAATCTCAAATGTTGCTCCAGCATGCTCTTTCTCAGGCTTTATCACTGCAACACAAATATTTGTTTGGGATGGTCAGGAACGTTGTTAGAAATGGAACATCAATAGCAGTAGTAATAGGAAAGGATCATCCTAAAGCAAAATAAACACAAGCATAAACTATGGAGATAACACACACTCATATTTAACCTTTCAAAGACTACTACATAAGAGAAAAGCTTTATCCATGGCTGTTACGTGCACCTATGTTAGGCACATGATGCATAAGAACTTAAGAAGTTAAGTAGGTAGGGGTTAGTTTCCTTATGATTAGTATATCCAAGTAGTGGTGTTAGTATGGGAGAAGTTAGTGTAGTACAATGAGTAGTGGTAGAGTGGAGGGAGTTGTAACTAAATAGTTCGGATGACGGGCAAGTTGTGTAATGGTTGCCTCCATTATGCAAGCCTATTAATTAGTAACTAGCAATCAAGAAGGTATCtggaatttgaaaaaaaatctcttaGAGAAGGAGGCCGGACTTCCTCCGTAAAGCCTAAATCCCCacaatttctctcttttcttctgaTCTATCTTATCCACCAAGATAGGGAAACAAAATCAATCTACGAACCTatcagcttggtatcagagacagACATGGCGGAGGAGCAAAGACTTAGTAAGTTGGAGGCAAATGTGGCATCCCTTGTCATCGGACAAGAGAAACTATGGGTGATGTTCACCCGCCTTGAGCAGATGTTTCCCTACCTTGAGCAGTTGGTAGCCGGCTTCAACGGTCAAAATGAGTCTATTCAGGCCAGCCACTCCTTTCCAGACTCCAGTGCTACCCAAACTGGACAAGCTAGAACTTCTCCATTCCAGTGGCATTAATGGTGAACCAAAATCTCTTCCTATAGATGTGCAAAGCGAAACCCCACAGAATGGCTCACTTCTTGTGTGCTTTGGGGAGATTTTAATTGACTTTGTTCCAACTGTTGGTAGAGTTTCCCTTGCAAAAGCGCTGCATTTAAGAAGGCCCTTGGTGGTCTTGCAAATTTTGTTGTTGTGAATTCAAGACTTGATGGCTTGTCAGCATTTATTGGCAAGGAAGGTGAGCGTGAGTTCATGTTTTCCCTCCATCCTAGTGCACATGTGCTTTTCAAGAACAATTCCAAGAGGAAGAGATCCTTCGATCATTTGACCAAACCTTTTGGTGGAGGGCCAATAGGGAAGAGGGgaaaaatctgagaagaaattgtagcaggggaaggggaagggatCTCATGCACAAACTCACACATAGGTGAGCACCAACAATTTCAATATTCACTACTCAATCTGTCTTCAACATTGGTTACaatgcaagtatttaaagagaaaaaaccaAATACAAAACCAAAGACTCAAGGACTCCTAGTTAgattctaaaactgaaataacttgCAACTTGCAATTCAAACTCTATCCAATTCCTACGTattcaacaaataaaaaacttaaataaataaattacttCCAATCCTTAGTGGACCAAAAACCCAGGTTGGACTGGTTCCGACTGGGTTTGGGTCTCCAAAGCCTATCATGTTGGTCCAACAAAAGACAatttcaaggaggagagaatTTTTATGTGCACCTATGTTAGGCACGTCATGCATAAGAAATTAAGTAACTATGGGTTAGTTTCCTTGTGATTAGTATATGCAAGTAGTGTTGTTAGCATGGGAGAAGTTAGTGTAGTACAATGAGTAGTGGTAGAATGGAGAGAAGTTGTAACTAAATTGTAGGGATGATGTGTAAGTTGTGTAACAATTGCCTCCATTATGCAGCCTATTGATTAACAAATAGCAATGAAGAAGGTATCTGGAATTTGCTAAAAAATGTTTCTTAGAGAAGGAGGTCGGGCTTCCTCCATAAAGCCTAAATCCCtacaatttctctctcttcttttgatCTATCTTATCCACCAAGATAGGGAAACGAAATCAATCTACGAACCTATCAATGGCCCTCCCAATGCACGGGGAAACTTAGGAGTGTGAGGAAACTACAACTAGGATAATCAATTACAAGTTGAATATGCAGGTTGAGTCACTAGGATGGCCAACTAGACTATCTTCTGACACAGGAGAAATCCCATGTGAAACCAGGATTCATCACATGGGAAATCCAACTAACAGTTTATATTGTAAAGTGTGGAATCCAACAAGTTCAATGTGACCAATATGTACACTTAGGCTTTTAATAACATAATGAAGGCCTATAAAGGGACTTACAACAAcgacaacaactcagccttatcccaactaaatggggtcggctacatggatccttgcccctccaattagctctattcgaggtcatacttgatacaaagcctaagctatgcatgtctttcctcaccacttctcctaaggtcattttaggtctgcccctggctcttttagttcctttaatcggaatcaaatcactcctccttactggatCATCCAAAGGCccccgttgaacatggccatgccacctcaaacgactttctcatagcaTATCATGTATCGGAGTTACTTCCAAATCacctctaatatgatcattccttactttatcctgcCTAGTTGTTCCACTAATCCATCTAAACATCTTTATCTCCGCTACACTAAAAAACTCCATAATTCAAAATTGGGTATGATCTTAGAGATAATCAGAGTCCATTATGTGGAGGAAGTGCTATTAAAGGAATAGATGAGATTGCCGTAAAAGGTGCAAAGGCACCGCTGCTTCCACGACCAAAGACCAACAGTGGTCTTTTCTGAGGTTACTTATTAAGGCCCCATTCGGTGGAGtgaattgaaaaacaaaaatttcattgcttaagaaatgaaatgaaaaagaagaagacagcaACTTTGTTTCGATGTAccaagtccccccccccccaaaaaaaaaaaatgttgatttCATTCCACTTTTGACCACTGTCGCTTACTTTACTGTTTACCCAAAGAAATAGAACCATGGCTTGTTAGTTTGGCCCAAAATTACACCCAAAAACTCCAAAAGCAAAGGAGGAACCCCTCCCACAGAAGCAAATCCTAAAACATGAGCCTCAATTGGATGGTGTTCTAGCTGTTCTTTCAGGTAAACTTCTTTAGCAATTTCAATAGACCCTTcctatttttaccaaaaaaaaaaatagacccTTCCTAGCAAAACTCTTCCATTTAGCCGGATTTTATCTGATCCTTCATTTGCCATAACAATGCATCATGACCTAGTAGTTATATCTAGCATCCAATTCTAATACATCTCCCAAGCCGCACCCACCTTCAGTTTCTCCACCTCGGAGATACTAAAAAAGAACCAAATTGCAAGGGGGCAACATATATGACATTGTAgaggatctttttttttttttggctaaaagaCATTGTAAAGGATCCGGGTAATCGTTGGTGGGTCACTGCCAATTCATTAATGAAAAGCAATTTTCAGTTCTGAAATATCTTTCTCGCAACTGTTCTATAACCCACGAAAAAAAGATACTCTACATGAACCCAAGATGCATTCTTTGTGGAATCTGGAGAAATACTAATAAATTAATCAGGTAGTTTCAACATTCCTCTTGTCTGGGTTATCAAAGATTGTTAATaacaagaaaacagaaaattcaAATACAGTAGATGGAATTGACGAGGAAATTGATCAAACATATGATGCGCATGGTAAACAGACTCGAACGAACGGAATTATATATCGAAAAAGTCCATGAACGATAGAGATAATAAAAGTTCTACATGTGTCAAAGTGAGAAGGTGGgggagaaaaaaattaatttaccGTAACCGCCACCGGAGGGGTTGAGTTTGGCCTGGACAATCATAGTGGAGATGAAATCCGAAGCATCACGAGCGTCGTCAAGGAGCTTCTTTATCTCAGCTTCGGATGTAACGTTCCGACTGTCCTCGAATTTGTTCCTGACCTCAATTGACGACTCAGTCCACATCAGCGTGTCACCAGCAAATGATTCCCGAGTTGCTCGAAGCAACGCTCTGTATGCGTTCAGTACTTCCGctcttcctcctctctccctctctctctctctctctctctcctctcttggtGAAtcgtttgtttttttatttttttgtctgcAAATGAGCCAGGCTCCGATTAAGCGCCTAAAATAGAATCGGTTCAGGAGTTTATCGGGCCTGGTTCAAGGAACTTGTAAGTTCCAATATCCAGGACAAGCATCcagggtttcaaaaatcagtGCCTTGGATCGGGAATCGGTCGGGATCAATTCCCATTTTGAGCGTTTTGAATCAGAATATTCATGCCCAGATTCCCCCAATTTTTGCCGCTTCAAGCTGATTCTAAGGTTAATATGGACCGATTCCAATCGGATCTGAATCAAGAATCTTCAGGGATCGATTCCTCACCCATTCTTGGTTTTAAAACCATGGCATGCAAGCATCATACCAGTAACCATAGTTACTTCTTTTTAACCAATCAGTCCTATTGAAATTAACTCCCCTCTATTGGTGAAGGTCCGAAATACCCTTTTGGGTCAGATCCCATGGGTAAAGGAGAACTCCATGGGAAAGAAATTGACTTTTGATTTACAAGTATGTCTACTATTCACAGTATTGGATCTAGTATTAATCACCATCGATACCGATATGTATTGGACAATATGGATTGGAATTAATTGCaagtttaaaaaacaaaaactttagGTATCATTTCAATGTCTAAAACTCTGACCTGTGATGAAGGAACCACCTACCATCATTGTTATTTCCCCCCGTCCCTCGCCTCCCCTCCTCGCTCTGAAATACCCCTCACAGTCAACAACACCCACCCATCCAAGCACAATGATGACCAACGGTGCTCGTTTACCCACCAACCGTAGGGTGAGGAAAACCTGGTTCAAAAAATGAGAAGATCATAGGTGGTCCGAATAAGAACACGTTTTTTCAAGGGGAGTGTTTTTATGCACGACCAATTGACCAAACATATATTTTAAAGGGtaaaatttaaagagaaaaaataaaaagaaaggtaTTATCAACCATTTGACAAATACGGAGGATTTTGTTccatttttcaaatttaaaatgttCTGTCCTATGCGATCCCAACCACATTGTTAATTACCTGATCCACCCACCAAGAaacttctctcctttttccaaatttaaaattctttCTACATGCTTATTAGCTCcatcttaaaaaataaaatacataaacaTATGGCCAATGAGAGCGCCTGCTCAGGCATTCAACATGGGGatgaggtggtcattttgtcATCCCCTATGTCTGGACGAAGGAGCAAGCaactttcttttttcctataaaaaaaatgggGGAAATGCTGTCTAGTCACGCCTAGACATAGGAGTGTGTAAAATTACAGCTCAGCCCtccttcaaataaaaaattctgcCACATGTTGATGTTCTTGCTTTGcatatgctctcattggcccatgtCCTGGTGCAGGGCTACACACAGACAATGATCTcttgtaaaaaaaaacaaaaaaaccatttaGAAGAATAAGAAGCAATTTAAAACTTTCATTACATCAAAAGATCAAAACTGGAGAAAAGACTTCAACACAAAACCTACTTGCCTAGAGTATATACAGGTGACCTCCgaatctcactctctctctctctctaaatcttCAGCCGCTCAATTGGCCCAAAGAAGCAGGAAGCCGAGAACCCAAGCTCCTAAACGATGCATGAGTTGAAGGATATTACTTGCTGTTAATAGAAATGAGGAGAAAGAGGGTAATAATCAACTTCATCTGAAGCTGCCATCTTCATTGCTCAGTTCTCTTCGCCACAGTTGTTTCCGGCAAGAGAATGTTATCAAAGCGCATGAATCTCTCATCCATCAATCCTTGGAATTAAGCTCTTAACATATGCAACCATTCCTGATTCTTCACTCTGACCTCCCTCCCACCAACCAATTATCGATGCAACAAACTTGATCCAAAATAATTCAAGTTCCAACCATTGATCAACCCCCAAGCTGCAAGTGTTTCATCAAATCATGATAGCAACTCCCATGTATCCAAACAAAAACATTAGAACAGATTGAAGCCAGTTCATACATCGTCACTTTCTGGGGGTTTATCAGTGAGATTAATAGGAGCGGTAACCCagtgtaaataaataaattaaacaagGAAGCTGGGGCCAATCATACAAGAGAAGCATGCATATCTGACCCCATTCATCCCTGTTAAACATCCAAACCAACCTGAGTACCAGCATGCAAATTCCCTAATGGCAGGGCCACACTCAGTTAATCAGGTTCCTTCAGGCAGAGCCAACCCATGCTTTCTTACTGACCTATACACCAACTCATCAGGCCTTGCAATGGAAAATATGGTTGATCTACATATGCCCATCATCTCCATGCACAAAAGGGAAAAGGCCCATTAGGGATagctctttgatttcttcagttattctatttctttcctTATCCAAAATGTACAATAGCACATATAGTTGATGTCCTATACATATATCATGGGAGaaaaaggggtggggggggaggaACCACCAAAATGCCACATCAATGAAAGAAGACACTGTACAGACCTAAACATAAGTCCAATGAAGTGTCACTGACCAGAATCCAATAATTTCAGCTGAATGAACAGCAAATACTGGATATAAAGTTACAATTTAATCATATACGTTAGGAAACAGTATTGATCACCTTAGCAGCTCACTCTCCCTCCAGTCTTGCTTCTTACGCCTACACCTGTGATAAGCTTTTTGCTCTGAAAATGTGTTCTCCCCAACCATCTCCATATTACGATCAGTATCTGAAGGAGAAAAAGTGACAAGACCTGAGCAAAATTGCTAGTCCAATAAAATTAAATCAGAGAAGATCTGGGCTACCAAATGTCCCATAGTCAAATCATGGAAATTTATCTCCCCATGGTGAAATTGCATGGACACTGCACTGATCAGCATTCCCATTGTGCTCAAATGTCCAGCAATATGATGATGAAGTCAACTAATAACCTTAGCCAACTTAGGAGATCATGCCCTTATACAGAGGTGGCATCAAATGGTAAGAATGACTCGATTCCCAGACGCTGGTGTATCGAAGTTTGAAATTTAGACTTTTAGCTCAGCTTTCTGGAGGCTTCATGACAGTCCACGTTATCAGGTTGTCTAATGATATCAGGAACCACTTATGGAATATAATAGAATTGTCTAAATGAAAGAACTCATGCACTAAACATCTGTCTATCAACATATACATACATTTATCAGGAAATATATACTTCTTAACACCATGATTATTTGAGCCTCTTTCCCAATACTTAAAGTCAGCTACATGAACAGTTTCTGCCATCCAGTCTATTAAGAATGAGCATATAACATTGACTCAGGATTCACAAAAAGGAACTGGCAGATGTTCTTTTTTTGGCTGCCAACCTGACAACACCTTCTGGCTCAGCTTGCAACAAATAATGCAAGGCAAAAGAACAGTATAACCAAATCAAGAAATTGCCTATATAGATGGAAATGCAAGATCTATGAGCATGTACAAACTATGTATGTACATGGCCTATTAGGTATGGTATAATTATGAATGAAGAATGATATTTCATATCTAAGTTCAAcagaaaaaccttttttttgtttattatacGCTTAATAATTAATATCCACAGGCATAACCCCACAATATCTCTGACATTAAGATCTGTTTACATTTGGATAAATATAACATAATAACAATGAAAATAGCAATGAACAACAATACTAAAATGTGTTCCATGCAGTAGTCATATGGAAGGTCCTAAGTCATGTTATACTATATTTGAGTGGCCAAGATATCGTGAGTCCTCGTGAccagtcataactcataactgCAAATGGGTTTGAATCTAAACCCTATATTGGACACACACCCCTTTTAAAAACTTTTTAAGATATAACACCAATAAAGggagtacccagtgcacgaggctcccgccattgcaaggtctggggagggtcataatgtacgcagccggatttttatctgctccatttcccccTTAGATGGTTGACACATGGCATGTTTAAATCTGACGGTCAAAAATAAAGATAATTCAAAACTCAACCAATCCAATTCTAACCATGGTTTTCAAACCCAATCCCCATCTCGCTCCTCCCTCCAACTCTAACCTACTcactttcctctctctccctgtctGTTCTATCATCACCTGCTCTTTTTCACCCCTTTCTTAAAATCCTACTTTTCATCAACCAGCAAACCAACTTCTCTAGCGAATCAAAAATCACATACAAGATAGATCGAATCTTTATTGCgaagaaatcagatttaacGTATTCCAGATCAGAGCAGCCCCTTCGCAGCAAAGAAAACACTAAAGGAATGGATTCAGATTTGGGTTAACAAATAACAAGCTCTGATGATaacaggaaacaaaaaaaaaacactttttggCCCGCATTAATCCAAGAAATAATATAACGAAGGACATAAGAGGTTTCGCTGTTACGGTGTGAGAGCAGAAAAGTTTCTCACCATTAACCTCAATTAAATAAAGGAAATTGCAAGCTGTGCTTATccaatctcaatctctctctctctctctctctctctctctctctccttcctatcTCTTCCTTGAAATCTTTGTCATTACAACTAGTATTTGTCCTTGAAATCTTTGTCTTTACACGTCAAAAGCATGTGTTTTCTTACTGTGTTACAATTTAATTGATTTCCATTAACGAATAGCATGAAACAGAGTGAGGGAATTCGGTAGCTAACTGTAGCTTAGGAACACGAGTATCAGTCTTGAAATCGTATTGAACAGTCTTAGGCTTGACGATCCATTGGTTGGTACCGTTCGTGTTCTCGTGAACAAGCTTGGTGGTCTTATAGCTATACACAGATTGAATCTCATTGTATGAGTATTTAACATTAGGGCTCTCAACCTTGAAACTCTCAATGAACATAGATAATGAGACTACTGAGCTCGACACTAGAAACCCAAGAACAGAACAAGGAGAAGATTTCTTAAGAACCCTTAACCTCTCTGATGGCTTCTCTGGCAGcaagagattgagagaggagaggagggtTGGGTGGCCGCCGCAGTGGTTGCTGTCCCCGAGAGTtgcagcagagagagagagagagagagtaggttAGAGTTGGAGTGAGAGAGATGAGGGTTGGATTTGAAAACCATGCTTAGGGTTAGCGTTAGGGTTGGGTTTGAAAACCATGGTTAGAATTGGGTTGGTTGggttttgaattatttttatttttgaccatcGGAATTAAACATGCCATGTGTCAACCATCTAAGGGGGaaatggagcaaaatggaggatgtcagaaatggagcagataaaaatccgtacgcagccttacccctgctttcgcagaagCTGTTCCCAGACTCGACCCCgggaccacttggtcacaatggagcaaccttaccgttgcaccaaggcccgccctcttaAGATATAACACCAATGGAATTGCAAAACTAACACTTAGTTTTACCCTCCAGTTAGGTTCAACATGATAGCTCAAACATCAAATTGAAAGTATGGTCCACATAGTCAACAATGTCACAATACATTACTCTTAAAAGGATGAACTTATATTTCATTTGATATAAACAGTAAAGATTGAAAACCACTATGAACAATTGGCAAGCAATTCATTTATCAACGAATGAATTTAACTTTTTCTGAATGAGGTGAAGCACCAACGAATAccacagaaaaaagaaaatggattaAAGTATCATCTTCTGATTCCATTATGACTTTTTCATACCAAATACAATCTGTAACTTCCTActgcatcttttattttttttgggggggaggggggtggggaggaTGGAAGGAGATAAGCATTATGAATCTATGATATCCATGCTCTTGTTAGTTTTTACAAATCTATGTGGAACAGATTATGTCAGTACAGAAGACGAGCTTCCTCATTTTCATGGATGTCAAAGAATTTGAGAATAGTGACAATCAAATTATTTCATACTCCTTTCACCAGTATAACTCAAGAACATCACAGGAGGAGCCTTATCCCCACTATTTGGTGCATACTGAATGGATAAAAAGATCAAACTAATGGCAGGACAAGATCCTTGCTGAGTGCTGACCTTAAATAGTAGGATGTCATAAAGAGAAAGATCTGTAAAGCCAAAGTTCTCATGATCAATTTTGActacaaaaggaaataaaaggaaCACAGGATCCTTGGTAAGACTCCACAAACTAGGTTGcacaaaataaacaaacaacAAATTTCTAGACCAAAGTAATCAATTTCCCTCAAGATCCTTCTACAGTTATATTCTATCTTCTTAACTCTCAAGGAAAAGATAGCTATGTTATGAAAAATACATAAGTAAAATAAGTTCATTAGTTTTGATAGAACACCTAGTTTATGAAAGAAactaattttataaaatttctaCTTCACGTGATATAGCCTATGATACTAAAAGAAAACCCCAATGACACATTAGATTTTTCTTGTTCTCCTTGGAACATTAAACCATACACCAGCGTATATAAAGGATTTAAACTGTCTTTCAATCCCTTTCTTTATAACAAATAAATTGCGGTCTCTACTTCAAGTTGACTGCATCATAATGTAAGATGCTCGCTTCTTAAGCATGTTCTGGTATGGTCTGGAACTGAGTCAAAGCCATCTCCACTCTACAAAGCAATCACTGGCTAACTTTCAAATCAATGAAAACCACACAGTCCTCTTTCTGATTCCTGTAAATATTTTCACACAAAAGTATTTTCATCTTCAGACAAACTCATGATTAGGTCACTTCCATAATTGATCCTATTCAATTCCAGTCCCAAAGAAATAGATAAATCAAGGGAAACCAGACTCTCCTCTTTCAGATTCCTGCTAATGATTTTTATACAGAAGTATTTCATCTTTAGATAAACTCATGATATGGTTACGTCCTTAATTGATCCTATTCCATT harbors:
- the LOC122657859 gene encoding uncharacterized protein LOC122657859, whose protein sequence is MWTESSIEVRNKFEDSRNVTSEAEIKKLLDDARDASDFISTMIVQAKLNPSGGGYVIKPEKEHAGATFEIPSEEIL